Proteins from one Fragaria vesca subsp. vesca linkage group LG6, FraVesHawaii_1.0, whole genome shotgun sequence genomic window:
- the LOC101293909 gene encoding ZF-HD homeobox protein At4g24660-like, whose product MRKRQVVVRREEPSSYTIRNVRYVECQKNHAAGVGGYAVDGCREFMASGEEGTAALTCAACGCHRNFHRREVETVCECSSPTSTNEAA is encoded by the coding sequence ATGAGGAAGCGTCAGGTTGTTGTGAGGAGAGAAGAACCTTCATCTTATACCATTAGGAACGTGAGATATGTAGAGTGCCAGAAGAATCATGCCGCCGGAGTCGGAGGGTATGCTGTTGATGGGTGCAGGGAGTTCATGGCGAGTGGAGAGGAGGGCACAGCTGCACTGACCTGCGCCGCCTGTGGATGCCACCGGAACTTCCACCGGAGAGAAGTCGAGACTGTGTGCGAGTGCTCTTCACCCACTTCGACTAATGAGGCTGCTTGA